Part of the Devosia sp. SL43 genome, TTTCATTGGTGCAAAGAGCGCGCGATCAAACTGGTGCGCCCAAATGAATACCAATTGCGACATGGTGCGCTTTCCCATGTGGCTTGTCCACACCCGAAATCGCTCCGAACTCGATACAAACGCCCGAAATTTCAGCAAAATGCTGCCCCTTTGAGCAAAGTGACGGGGTGGCTTAAATTGGTATTGTCATTGTGACGGATTCGTGTTGACATTGCTTTCAGAACGATCCTAATCTTGAAAATCGTTTACATAAAGCTCGACCAATCCGAAAGAGATTGGCGGGGAAAACAGGGTGACGGGTACAAATATGCGGGTAGGCATCATCGGCCTCGGCTATCGTCTTGGCTATCTGGCGCGGGTCTTTTCCGCCGCCCGGGATGATTTTTCGATTGCCGGTTACGTCGATCCGGCGCCCGCCGGCCTGCCCTATGCCACCGAACACGGCGTCAACGTCGGCAAGCAGTTCGACAGCCTCGAAACGCTGCTCGACAGCGAGAAGCTTGACCTCCTGATGGTCGGTTCGCCCAATCATCTGCATCTGGGTCACATCCGCATCGGCCTCGAGCGCGGCATGAAGATCTTCACTGAAAAGCCGGTCGTCACATCGGTCGACGACACGATGGAGCTGGCCAAGCTCATCGCCCAATACGGCTCGGACAATCTGATGGTGGGCCTGGTGCTGCGCTATGCCCCGCTCTATGTCGACCTGCGCAAGGCCCAGGCTGATGGCGTGATCGGCGACATCACCTCGATCGAAGCGTCAGAGCACATTCCGCCCTACCACGGCGCCTTCTTTATGCGCGACTGGCGCCGCTATGAGCGCTATTCGGGCAGCTTCATGCTCGAGAAGTGCTGCCACGATCTCGATCTCTATAACGGCGTCATGGGTTGCCGACCGCAATATGTGTCGAGCTTCGGCGGCCGCCGCACCTTCATTCCGGCCAACGCGCCCGCCAGTGTCGGCATCAACGACATGGAAGTCTATCATCGCAAGCCGAGCGGCTGGCAAGGTAGCGACAAGGTCTTCGACAGCGACGGCGACATCATCGACTTCCAGACGGCCATGGTGCAGTATTCCAATGGTGCCGCGCTGACCTTCCACACCAATCTCAATGTCCCCGACGATTTCCGACGATTCGCCGTGATGGGCGCCAAGGGCATGGCCGAAGGCGACTTCATCCGTAATTTCATGCGCGTCACCGATAGCCGCACCGGCGATCGTCTGGTCGACACCACCTACAAGACATCAGAGCTCAGCCAGCATTACGGCGCCGACGAGCAGATGGCCGCCGATATCCTGACCCACATGGTCGATGGCGCGCCCTTGCCGGTATCGGTGACGGATGCCCTTGAGGCCGGCCTGTTGGCCCTCACTATGGACCAGGCGATGCGGACGCGATCGGTGATCGACATGACCCCGATCTGGCAGCGGTTCGACGCCGCCCTCGGGCGAGCGAGCTAAGGAGAAGGCCGATGACCAGCAACCGAAGCGCCGTCATTTTCGCTCTTGCCCTGCTGGCTCCGGCCCTCATCTACATTACCATCATCGTCGCCTATCCGCTGCTCGACACGATCATCCTGAGCTTCACCAATGCGGCCCTGCGACCTACCTATGATTTCGTCGGCTGGGCCAACTACCAGCGCATCTTCGGCGCCGGCGACTTCACCGAAGTCATCATCCGCACCCTGGTCTGGACCGCCTTCTCGGTGTCCATAAAGATGATCATCGGCATGTTCGGCGCGGTGCTGCTCAATGCTGCCGTGCCTGGCCAGACCCTGTTCCGCGTCCTCACCATGCCGCCCTGGATCGTTCCGATGGCGATCGGCATTTTCATGTGGAGCTGGATGTATAACGGCCAGTTCGGCATGATTTCCGGACTCTTGCAGAACTTTGGCATCTCCGATGGGCCGGTCGCCTGGCTCGCCTATGGCCATACCGCCTTCTGGGCCACCATCGTCACCGACGTGTGGATCGGCGTGCCGATGGTCACCATCTATTTCCTGGCCGCGATGCAGTCGATTTCCAAGGATCTCTATGAAGCCGCCTGGACCGATGGCGCAGGCCGCTTCTACCGCTGGCGCCGGATCACGCTGCCGCTGATGTTGCCGGCCATCATCACCATGAGCCTGCTTTCGCTCATCGCGACCTTCAACTCGTTCGACATCATCTACATCCTGACGCGCGGCGGCCCATCGGGGGCCACCACGACGATGATCATCGACACCTACAATACCGCCATGGGGTCCCGTAAATACGGCGAAGGCGCCGCCCGTGCCGTGGTCATCTGCATCTTCGTCTCGATTTTCTGCCTCGTGTATTTCCGCGCCGTTCGCCGGCTGTC contains:
- a CDS encoding Gfo/Idh/MocA family protein, translated to MRVGIIGLGYRLGYLARVFSAARDDFSIAGYVDPAPAGLPYATEHGVNVGKQFDSLETLLDSEKLDLLMVGSPNHLHLGHIRIGLERGMKIFTEKPVVTSVDDTMELAKLIAQYGSDNLMVGLVLRYAPLYVDLRKAQADGVIGDITSIEASEHIPPYHGAFFMRDWRRYERYSGSFMLEKCCHDLDLYNGVMGCRPQYVSSFGGRRTFIPANAPASVGINDMEVYHRKPSGWQGSDKVFDSDGDIIDFQTAMVQYSNGAALTFHTNLNVPDDFRRFAVMGAKGMAEGDFIRNFMRVTDSRTGDRLVDTTYKTSELSQHYGADEQMAADILTHMVDGAPLPVSVTDALEAGLLALTMDQAMRTRSVIDMTPIWQRFDAALGRAS
- a CDS encoding carbohydrate ABC transporter permease, which translates into the protein MTSNRSAVIFALALLAPALIYITIIVAYPLLDTIILSFTNAALRPTYDFVGWANYQRIFGAGDFTEVIIRTLVWTAFSVSIKMIIGMFGAVLLNAAVPGQTLFRVLTMPPWIVPMAIGIFMWSWMYNGQFGMISGLLQNFGISDGPVAWLAYGHTAFWATIVTDVWIGVPMVTIYFLAAMQSISKDLYEAAWTDGAGRFYRWRRITLPLMLPAIITMSLLSLIATFNSFDIIYILTRGGPSGATTTMIIDTYNTAMGSRKYGEGAARAVVICIFVSIFCLVYFRAVRRLSQGEAK